One part of the Terrimicrobium sacchariphilum genome encodes these proteins:
- a CDS encoding MGH1-like glycoside hydrolase domain-containing protein, whose translation MKIEDYIASQIGTTLRNPMGILEHPFIVPGGIFHDELWDWDSFWIAKGLLLCPAFFSHESRATWAAHAVGSWRNFFESQAPNGTVSIMIKSDNVDFFSCRNDDQRENNQAKPVFAQFALDISEATGDYDWVAPYFDSLLLFYQRWESRYQSPCGLFVWGSDVAIGVDCDPTTYGRPEFSSANLLLNCLFHKDLLAAAKLARELGRTSDAIALTQRAQDLAAAIIRECWDDLDGFFYTVDVQCADHRDHYLPGIQKGMDMGWRSLPLKVRMFTGFLPLWSGVATPEQAAILVNSHLRDERSFSANWGIRSLSKTERMYSPGTNSANPSNWLGPIWIVANYMIYEGLRNYGYHSDAATLARKTRALLENDLAATGTLHECYHPDSAQPNFNSGFISWNVLALLMETEDQTS comes from the coding sequence ATGAAGATCGAAGATTACATCGCCTCGCAGATCGGCACCACGCTCCGAAACCCCATGGGCATCCTGGAGCACCCCTTTATCGTCCCCGGGGGCATCTTTCACGATGAGCTTTGGGATTGGGATAGCTTCTGGATCGCAAAGGGACTCCTGCTCTGCCCGGCTTTCTTCAGTCACGAATCGCGCGCGACCTGGGCGGCGCATGCCGTGGGCAGTTGGCGAAATTTCTTCGAAAGCCAGGCGCCCAACGGCACCGTTTCGATCATGATAAAGTCCGACAATGTCGACTTCTTCTCCTGCCGCAACGATGACCAGCGAGAGAACAACCAGGCAAAGCCCGTCTTTGCCCAGTTCGCTCTCGATATCTCCGAGGCAACGGGAGACTACGACTGGGTCGCCCCGTATTTCGACAGTCTGCTCCTTTTCTACCAGCGCTGGGAGTCCCGCTATCAGTCCCCCTGCGGCCTTTTTGTATGGGGTTCCGATGTGGCCATCGGGGTGGATTGCGACCCGACCACCTACGGGCGCCCGGAGTTCTCCTCAGCGAATCTTCTTCTGAATTGCCTTTTCCACAAAGACCTCCTGGCTGCCGCAAAGCTCGCCAGGGAGCTCGGCCGCACGTCCGATGCCATCGCGCTGACGCAGCGTGCGCAGGATCTGGCTGCGGCGATCATTCGCGAATGCTGGGACGATCTCGACGGCTTCTTCTATACGGTCGATGTGCAATGCGCGGATCACCGCGATCACTATCTTCCCGGCATTCAGAAGGGGATGGACATGGGCTGGCGCTCGCTTCCGCTGAAAGTTCGCATGTTTACCGGCTTCCTGCCCCTGTGGAGCGGCGTTGCGACACCTGAGCAGGCTGCGATCCTGGTGAACTCTCATTTGCGCGACGAACGCTCCTTCTCCGCAAACTGGGGTATCCGGAGCCTCTCAAAAACCGAGCGCATGTACAGCCCCGGAACGAACAGCGCAAATCCCAGCAACTGGCTCGGCCCGATCTGGATCGTGGCCAATTACATGATCTACGAAGGGCTGCGAAACTACGGATATCATTCCGATGCCGCCACCCTCGCCCGCAAGACACGCGCCTTGCTGGAAAACGACCTGGCAGCCACCGGGACCCTTCACGAGTGCTATCACCCCGACTCGGCCCAGCCGAACTTCAACTCGGGCTTCATCAGTTGGAACGTCCTCGCTCTCCTGATGGAAACGGAAGACCAAACCTCCTGA
- a CDS encoding nucleoside hydrolase, with protein MSPQSLLIDTDPGQDIDDLLAVLFALQRDEIAVRAITTVTYPSAARARLVKRLLRWLNLGHIPVAAGLEYPTRSMSPAETARLEDPAVSINHACFAEPWDPRDEVEDHDAAGLIIRMAEAHPGELMIASLAPLTNIASALQRRPGIAKKIRSLALMGGETALNRREHNMAFDPVAADIVLSSGIPIAMGTWDITRRFVLTAEDCDRFRQSASPLHQALGRAIDAWHPVQNWKPGPVMYDLFPILWAFRRDLYQTETLPVRIETRGEFTAGMTIVHPSGPKIEVTTGIRQEEVRQLYLDTVFGAAPAA; from the coding sequence GTGAGCCCTCAAAGCCTCCTCATCGACACCGACCCTGGCCAGGATATCGACGATCTCCTGGCCGTGCTCTTCGCTCTGCAGCGTGATGAGATCGCGGTCCGCGCCATCACCACGGTCACGTATCCCTCGGCAGCGAGGGCTCGCCTGGTCAAGCGGCTGCTTCGCTGGCTCAACCTCGGGCACATCCCGGTGGCGGCCGGCCTTGAGTACCCGACCCGGTCCATGAGCCCGGCGGAAACCGCCCGCCTGGAAGATCCCGCCGTCTCGATAAATCACGCGTGCTTCGCGGAACCCTGGGACCCGCGCGACGAGGTCGAGGATCACGATGCCGCGGGGCTGATCATCCGGATGGCCGAGGCTCACCCGGGCGAGCTGATGATCGCCTCCCTCGCTCCCTTGACCAATATCGCCAGCGCCCTGCAGCGCCGCCCCGGGATCGCGAAAAAAATCCGCTCCCTTGCGCTGATGGGCGGGGAAACCGCCCTCAACCGCCGCGAACACAACATGGCGTTTGACCCCGTGGCGGCCGATATCGTGCTGTCCTCCGGCATCCCGATCGCCATGGGGACATGGGACATCACGCGGCGCTTCGTTCTCACGGCGGAAGATTGCGACCGTTTCCGCCAGTCCGCGTCGCCCCTGCACCAGGCGCTCGGCCGCGCCATCGACGCATGGCACCCGGTGCAAAACTGGAAGCCCGGCCCCGTGATGTATGACCTTTTCCCGATCCTATGGGCGTTCCGCCGCGATCTCTACCAGACGGAGACCCTGCCGGTGCGGATCGAAACACGCGGCGAGTTCACCGCCGGGATGACCATCGTGCATCCCTCAGGGCCGAAGATCGAAGTGACCACCGGTATCCGGCAGGAAGAGGTGCGGCAGCTCTACCTGGATACCGTCTTCGGGGCCGCCCCTGCCGCCTGA
- a CDS encoding L-fucose/L-arabinose isomerase family protein, whose product MDAPKKIDRLKPLSARAGLLAIGHHVYWPQFPGLLDEMTRKRLHVKSRLEARGLEVADFGMLDHAQAAYDAVSRIKAADIDVLFVDMATYGTSSTFGILCREIQAPMVLVAIQPLAAMDYPNGTTFMQLCNDDFCSVPEFTGVAIRFGRRPPPVILGHEDGDPVVDAELASWCGIAKVLRSLRTARIGLMGHVLEAMLDMHTDPTAITAAFGPHVVMVEPGDVHRHYRTAAPEAVEGWKSRILEFFDTPDPVSDPLTEKLTEADLETAAKAAVALEALIADKQLDGFAYYYEGEPGSELRTLVTNFIVGNSLLTGAGFPMCGEFDLKTCIAMMIMDRLDIGGSFAEFHPIDFKLDSVLVGHDGPHHINIAASKPVIRSLKKYHGKPGAGAGVEFQIKEGPITMLSIGQTARGGFKFVIAEGESIRRPIPPTGNTNTHGVFKPDVRTFLKRWVAEGPTHHFALGIGHHASELVEIARILGVEHAVVT is encoded by the coding sequence ATGGACGCACCTAAAAAAATCGATCGACTCAAGCCACTTTCCGCCCGCGCCGGCCTCCTCGCCATCGGCCACCACGTCTACTGGCCTCAATTCCCCGGCCTGCTCGACGAGATGACCCGCAAGCGGCTGCATGTGAAATCCCGCCTCGAGGCGCGCGGCCTGGAGGTGGCCGACTTTGGCATGCTCGACCACGCCCAGGCGGCCTACGATGCCGTCTCGCGGATCAAAGCCGCCGACATCGATGTCCTCTTCGTGGACATGGCCACCTACGGCACGTCGTCCACCTTTGGAATCCTCTGCCGGGAAATCCAGGCGCCGATGGTGCTCGTGGCGATCCAGCCGCTGGCGGCGATGGATTATCCCAATGGCACGACCTTCATGCAGCTTTGCAATGACGACTTCTGCTCGGTGCCGGAGTTCACCGGCGTCGCCATCCGCTTCGGTCGCCGACCGCCCCCGGTCATCCTGGGCCACGAAGACGGCGACCCGGTCGTGGATGCGGAGCTGGCTTCCTGGTGCGGCATCGCCAAGGTGCTCCGCTCGTTGCGCACGGCTCGCATCGGCCTGATGGGCCATGTCCTCGAGGCCATGCTCGACATGCACACCGACCCGACCGCGATCACCGCCGCCTTTGGTCCTCATGTCGTGATGGTCGAGCCGGGCGATGTGCATCGTCACTACCGCACCGCCGCGCCTGAGGCGGTCGAGGGCTGGAAATCGCGCATCCTTGAGTTTTTCGACACGCCCGACCCGGTAAGCGACCCTCTCACAGAAAAGCTCACCGAGGCCGACCTGGAAACCGCAGCGAAGGCCGCCGTGGCGCTGGAGGCCCTGATCGCGGACAAGCAGCTCGATGGCTTCGCGTATTATTACGAAGGCGAACCCGGTTCCGAGCTGCGTACGCTGGTCACGAACTTCATCGTGGGAAACTCCCTGCTCACCGGGGCAGGCTTCCCGATGTGCGGGGAGTTTGATCTGAAAACCTGCATCGCCATGATGATCATGGATCGCCTGGACATCGGCGGCAGCTTCGCCGAATTCCATCCCATCGACTTCAAGCTCGACAGCGTGCTGGTCGGACACGACGGCCCGCATCATATCAATATCGCCGCAAGCAAGCCGGTCATTCGCAGTCTGAAAAAATACCACGGCAAGCCGGGCGCAGGCGCAGGCGTGGAGTTTCAGATCAAGGAAGGCCCGATCACCATGCTCAGCATCGGCCAGACCGCCCGGGGAGGATTCAAGTTCGTGATCGCGGAGGGCGAGTCCATACGCCGCCCCATTCCGCCCACCGGCAACACCAATACGCACGGCGTCTTCAAGCCCGATGTGCGCACGTTCCTGAAGCGGTGGGTGGCCGAGGGTCCCACCCACCATTTTGCACTCGGCATCGGCCATCATGCCTCGGAGCTGGTGGAAATCGCCCGCATCCTCGGGGTGGAGCACGCCGTGGTCACATGA
- a CDS encoding MFS transporter yields the protein MSQVIAPDPQVTCPQTAVLERIPLLQKVTFSVGVSTENVAVGFLTGALWMPYFNIGLGISPTLLGIVLMILLIWNAFIDPFVGNISDNARTRWGRRKPFLIAGAILTACVYPLFWNMPATLGEFPRILYLIGVGIVFFTCFSLWAMPYYALQLELTPNYDERTRLASWMTFFGKVSALLGSWLLAFLTGSWFINPATGKGDIVIGMKTACWIIAGLILVCGLLPAFFVKERHFESENSLKPREPLWQSIRESASCKPLWSLIGITFLMVFGSVAVTGLGQYVGIYYLFHGDLAAAAVVSGWKGSVIVVTGILLIPAWSWLAVRFDKRNVLFCMIGFTLVGHVMGYFFLDPANPYLTLIPGVFESSAISAVWLLIPSMKADTADYDELQTGRRREGSLNAFFSWFFKASLSCATGASGLLLELSGFSVKHAEQVDGVISRMIGIYILFPAVLWALALLLTYWYPLDRAGMAEIRSRLEARRGVV from the coding sequence ATGTCTCAGGTCATCGCTCCTGATCCTCAGGTCACCTGCCCGCAGACTGCCGTGCTCGAGCGCATTCCGCTCCTGCAAAAGGTAACCTTCAGCGTGGGCGTAAGCACGGAGAATGTCGCCGTAGGCTTCCTCACCGGCGCGCTCTGGATGCCGTATTTCAATATCGGCCTGGGGATCAGCCCGACACTGCTGGGGATCGTGCTCATGATTCTCCTGATCTGGAATGCCTTCATCGATCCCTTTGTGGGAAACATCTCAGACAACGCCCGCACCCGCTGGGGTCGCCGCAAGCCCTTCCTCATCGCCGGAGCCATCCTGACCGCCTGCGTGTATCCGCTGTTCTGGAACATGCCGGCTACTCTCGGCGAGTTTCCCAGGATCCTGTATCTCATCGGCGTGGGGATCGTGTTTTTCACCTGCTTCTCGCTATGGGCCATGCCGTACTACGCCCTCCAGCTGGAGCTGACTCCCAACTACGATGAACGCACCCGCCTCGCCAGCTGGATGACCTTCTTCGGCAAGGTCTCCGCCCTCCTTGGCAGCTGGCTCCTCGCCTTTCTCACCGGCAGCTGGTTTATCAACCCTGCGACGGGCAAGGGAGACATCGTCATCGGCATGAAGACCGCCTGCTGGATCATTGCGGGCCTCATTCTGGTCTGCGGCCTGCTTCCGGCCTTCTTCGTCAAGGAGCGTCATTTTGAGTCTGAGAACTCGCTCAAGCCTCGGGAGCCGCTCTGGCAAAGCATCAGGGAGTCCGCCAGTTGCAAGCCCTTGTGGTCCTTGATCGGCATCACCTTCCTCATGGTTTTCGGATCGGTCGCCGTCACCGGGCTGGGTCAATACGTCGGCATCTACTATCTTTTCCATGGCGATCTCGCCGCGGCGGCGGTCGTGAGCGGCTGGAAGGGCAGCGTCATCGTCGTCACAGGCATCCTGCTCATTCCTGCCTGGTCCTGGCTCGCGGTGAGATTCGATAAAAGGAACGTTCTCTTCTGCATGATCGGCTTCACCCTTGTCGGGCATGTGATGGGATACTTCTTCCTCGATCCCGCGAATCCCTATCTCACCCTTATCCCCGGCGTCTTCGAGTCCAGCGCCATCTCGGCGGTGTGGCTCCTCATTCCCTCCATGAAGGCGGACACGGCGGATTACGACGAGCTGCAGACCGGCCGGCGGCGGGAAGGTTCGCTGAACGCCTTCTTCTCCTGGTTCTTCAAGGCCTCGCTCAGTTGCGCGACCGGCGCAAGCGGCCTGCTCCTCGAGCTTTCCGGGTTTTCCGTGAAGCACGCGGAGCAGGTGGACGGAGTCATCTCCCGCATGATCGGGATTTATATCCTCTTTCCCGCGGTGCTCTGGGCTCTCGCCCTGCTGCTCACCTATTGGTATCCCCTCGATCGGGCAGGGATGGCCGAGATTCGCTCCCGGCTGGAGGCCCGGCGGGGCGTTGTTTAG
- a CDS encoding sialate O-acetylesterase, translating to MKRLFPCLAAVVLLPAALPAAELKLAGIFTDNAILQRDKPVSIWGRATPGDTVTADINGQTRSAVTGADGRWQVMLEPMSASATPVPFRVSSGASSVALQNVLVGEVWFAAGQSNMTMPVRETRDAAAEMAAAGNPAIREFCVIQRAPFAQPRETTDRMGSWVPATPASVGAFSATGYYFARELARALEVPVGIIHASAGGIAAETLTPPDAIKDIPPLRHLLDERGIGYGKDVTEEEWDRRKKAKAEYVLTMESPDTDDSTWERVSTLTTNPRDRTATWFRYHFDAAEAWTRQPSVLRITKVAGLGTIAMNGRRLYPVNNNAIDMLEYRIDPGVLRVGANTLAFCVRGYSLNDRPAEVCSFADPADAGRELPVPGPALRKSESEGPTPAENLGLLGNLFNGMVAPQIPYQVRGIIWYQGEANVGRPGEYRLLFPAIIRGWRELWRQPDLPFLFVQLAGFMKQSAQPTPNSGWAELRDAQASALALPGTAMAVALDLGDAQQIHPKNKQEVGRRLSVAALAGVYGRKDVAASGPVFATCSVADGRMRISFSSADDGLVSRDGRPLTGFAIAGADGSYAWAEARIVDGNTVEVSSPQVPDPARVLYAWADNPDANLASKAGLPAVPFRASVNDVSLSNTESPRPGAAKTPGGAVSKD from the coding sequence ATGAAGAGGTTGTTCCCCTGTCTTGCCGCCGTCGTCTTGCTGCCCGCCGCTCTCCCTGCCGCCGAGCTGAAGCTGGCAGGCATCTTTACGGACAACGCCATCCTTCAGCGCGACAAGCCGGTGTCCATCTGGGGCCGAGCCACCCCCGGAGACACTGTCACCGCCGATATAAACGGGCAGACCCGCTCGGCCGTGACGGGAGCGGACGGGCGCTGGCAGGTGATGCTCGAGCCGATGAGCGCCTCGGCGACGCCGGTGCCATTCCGGGTTTCCTCCGGCGCGTCGAGCGTCGCGCTCCAAAACGTGCTGGTGGGCGAGGTCTGGTTCGCCGCCGGCCAGTCCAACATGACCATGCCGGTGCGCGAAACCCGTGACGCTGCCGCCGAAATGGCTGCGGCGGGCAATCCCGCCATCCGCGAGTTTTGCGTGATCCAGCGCGCACCCTTCGCCCAGCCTCGCGAGACGACCGACCGCATGGGTTCGTGGGTTCCCGCGACTCCCGCATCCGTTGGCGCATTTTCCGCCACCGGCTACTATTTTGCGAGGGAGCTGGCGCGGGCGCTCGAGGTTCCCGTCGGCATCATCCATGCCTCCGCCGGCGGCATCGCGGCCGAGACGCTCACTCCGCCCGATGCGATCAAGGACATCCCGCCCCTGCGCCATCTGCTGGATGAGCGCGGCATCGGCTACGGGAAGGACGTGACCGAGGAGGAGTGGGACCGCCGCAAGAAGGCCAAGGCCGAGTACGTTCTCACCATGGAGTCACCGGATACTGACGACAGCACGTGGGAGCGGGTTTCCACCCTGACGACCAATCCTCGCGACCGCACAGCCACGTGGTTCCGCTATCACTTTGACGCCGCCGAGGCCTGGACCCGCCAGCCGTCGGTGCTGCGCATAACCAAGGTCGCCGGACTCGGAACCATCGCCATGAATGGGCGGCGGCTGTATCCCGTAAACAACAACGCTATCGACATGCTCGAGTACCGCATCGATCCCGGCGTGCTCCGGGTGGGAGCAAACACCCTCGCCTTTTGCGTGAGAGGATACTCTCTCAATGACCGGCCGGCGGAGGTTTGCAGCTTTGCAGACCCGGCGGATGCCGGACGGGAGCTGCCCGTCCCCGGCCCGGCCTTGCGCAAATCGGAGTCCGAGGGACCCACCCCGGCGGAGAATCTCGGCCTGCTCGGCAATCTCTTCAACGGGATGGTCGCCCCGCAGATTCCGTATCAGGTACGCGGCATCATCTGGTACCAGGGCGAGGCCAATGTCGGCCGGCCGGGCGAATACCGGCTCCTTTTCCCCGCGATCATCCGCGGCTGGAGGGAGCTGTGGCGCCAGCCGGATCTGCCCTTTCTTTTTGTCCAGCTCGCCGGGTTCATGAAGCAGTCGGCCCAGCCGACGCCGAACTCCGGCTGGGCCGAGCTTCGCGATGCCCAGGCTTCCGCGCTGGCGCTGCCGGGGACCGCCATGGCTGTCGCGCTGGACCTCGGCGACGCCCAGCAGATTCATCCAAAGAACAAGCAGGAGGTGGGCCGCCGCCTCTCCGTGGCGGCGCTTGCCGGTGTCTATGGCCGCAAGGATGTCGCAGCCAGCGGACCGGTTTTCGCCACCTGCTCGGTCGCGGATGGCAGGATGCGTATTTCCTTCTCCTCGGCTGACGACGGTCTGGTCTCCCGTGATGGCCGCCCGCTGACCGGCTTTGCCATTGCCGGAGCAGACGGGAGCTATGCCTGGGCCGAAGCCCGCATCGTGGATGGAAACACGGTGGAGGTATCCAGTCCGCAAGTACCTGATCCTGCCCGGGTGCTTTACGCCTGGGCCGACAACCCCGATGCCAATCTCGCGAGCAAGGCCGGACTCCCCGCGGTGCCTTTCCGGGCTTCCGTCAACGATGTATCACTCTCCAATACGGAGTCGCCCCGACCAGGCGCGGCGAAAACGCCTGGAGGGGCTGTATCGAAGGATTGA
- a CDS encoding alpha/beta hydrolase, producing the protein MTILRDIAYRSGDAHQRHRGDYFPGPLQTSPLWLLIHGGGWDAMSKEALDPVALFLQERGAAVFGINYRLLQHAPWPAALEDCLTAADFLQRGEICPAPSRIGIAGASAGGHLALMAGRAIGRSRVAHILSLAGPVAVDAKRGTSHAFLFSPSFHQRFFGAESITPAHLDSASALRHENIPPDLTCVHSVNDRLVPLTHSRDAVAAWQRAGARAALHVFDGPDDDHGFWAGGQDDTRRMSQTFSQALAEACSALNFPK; encoded by the coding sequence ATGACCATCCTGCGCGACATCGCCTACCGCTCGGGAGATGCGCATCAGCGACATCGCGGCGACTACTTTCCCGGCCCGCTCCAGACATCTCCGCTCTGGCTCTTGATCCATGGCGGCGGCTGGGACGCCATGAGCAAGGAGGCGCTGGACCCCGTGGCGCTCTTTCTCCAGGAGCGAGGCGCTGCGGTCTTTGGCATTAACTATCGCCTGCTCCAGCACGCCCCGTGGCCCGCGGCTCTCGAGGATTGCCTCACCGCAGCGGATTTCCTCCAGCGTGGAGAAATCTGCCCCGCACCGTCCCGCATCGGTATTGCCGGAGCCTCGGCTGGCGGCCATCTGGCCCTGATGGCTGGCCGTGCCATCGGCCGATCCCGGGTGGCGCACATTCTTTCCCTCGCCGGCCCTGTGGCCGTCGACGCCAAACGCGGGACCTCCCATGCCTTTCTGTTCAGCCCCTCCTTTCACCAGCGCTTCTTTGGTGCGGAATCCATCACTCCGGCTCATTTGGATTCCGCCTCCGCGCTCCGGCACGAGAACATCCCGCCAGACCTGACCTGCGTGCACAGCGTCAATGACAGGCTGGTCCCCCTCACCCATTCGCGCGACGCGGTCGCGGCCTGGCAGCGGGCCGGTGCGAGGGCCGCTCTACACGTCTTTGACGGTCCGGATGACGACCACGGCTTCTGGGCTGGCGGACAAGACGATACTCGTCGGATGTCGCAGACCTTTTCCCAGGCCCTGGCGGAAGCCTGCTCCGCGCTCAATTTTCCCAAATGA
- a CDS encoding sialate O-acetylesterase translates to MILQRGGPHRLWGWGPPHGRVAVFVDGEPAGEAASDALGRWIVEIPEIAPAGAHDLEVRGSGSIHLRDVWSGDVWICAGQSNMEFPLSRAVPGPGITEDVSRLRCFLAEKRVASGPGEDIAGAWSVGGGEESAAWSAIAYAFGEHLLRETGVPVGLIQLAWGGSPIEAWMPIEAIGEIPSLEAHAERCRKAALGETRDAMEAWNSHRQEAFTSTAGRDRGWASPEFDDSMWAACPVPGVFDEVTGDFDGAVWYRRSIEIPEEWVGRDLCLRLGVIDDLDHTYWNGVLVGTTGTDTPDYYKHSRVYTVPGQLVRAGSTTLCVRVFDEYLSGGFLSPEEMLCVGPADDPGAAVPLAGTWRIAIEQGIEEKPPTVGNAQETPAGIFHAMVEPLLPLPFCGVLWYQGENNLGNAARYRLLFPAMIEYWRFRGGRDFPFFFVQLAAFGVPRRSAAGSAWAELRAAQMAALALPHTAAVSAIDLGDAADIHPKNKLPVGRRLADCALQGIHRRADLCASGPEAEEVALDSGRLAVRFRHAEGLHTTDGRTPAEFYAELESGEIVPLDGVIAGDSVVFAVPAGNRVRGLRYAWADNPSVNLVNAAGLPAWPFRREIP, encoded by the coding sequence ATGATTTTGCAGCGAGGAGGACCTCATCGCCTTTGGGGATGGGGACCGCCACACGGTCGCGTCGCCGTGTTTGTCGATGGCGAGCCAGCGGGAGAAGCCGCGAGTGATGCGCTAGGGAGGTGGATCGTCGAGATCCCAGAGATCGCCCCCGCCGGGGCGCACGACCTGGAGGTGCGCGGGAGCGGCTCGATTCATTTGCGCGATGTCTGGTCCGGCGATGTCTGGATTTGTGCCGGGCAGTCCAACATGGAGTTTCCCCTCTCGCGTGCTGTGCCCGGACCGGGAATCACCGAGGATGTGTCGCGGTTGCGGTGTTTTCTGGCCGAGAAGAGGGTCGCGTCGGGTCCTGGCGAGGACATCGCGGGCGCGTGGAGTGTCGGCGGCGGAGAGGAGTCGGCAGCGTGGTCGGCGATCGCCTACGCCTTTGGGGAACATCTGCTGCGGGAAACCGGTGTGCCGGTGGGGCTTATCCAGCTCGCCTGGGGCGGCTCGCCCATCGAAGCCTGGATGCCGATCGAGGCGATCGGCGAGATTCCGTCCCTGGAGGCCCACGCGGAGCGGTGCCGGAAGGCTGCCCTCGGGGAAACCCGGGACGCCATGGAAGCCTGGAACAGTCATCGCCAGGAAGCCTTCACCAGCACGGCTGGGCGCGATCGCGGCTGGGCGTCGCCGGAGTTTGACGACTCGATGTGGGCGGCCTGCCCGGTGCCGGGCGTCTTTGACGAAGTCACCGGGGATTTCGATGGCGCGGTGTGGTATCGGCGGAGCATTGAGATTCCCGAGGAGTGGGTGGGACGTGACCTCTGCCTGCGTCTCGGCGTCATCGACGATCTCGATCACACGTATTGGAATGGCGTGCTGGTCGGCACGACCGGCACGGATACTCCAGACTACTACAAGCACTCGCGGGTCTACACCGTTCCCGGCCAGCTCGTGCGTGCGGGCTCGACTACTCTCTGCGTCCGCGTTTTTGATGAATACCTGAGCGGGGGATTTCTGAGCCCCGAAGAGATGCTCTGCGTCGGCCCGGCGGATGATCCCGGGGCGGCCGTCCCGCTTGCCGGGACGTGGCGGATCGCCATCGAGCAGGGCATCGAGGAAAAGCCGCCCACCGTGGGAAATGCCCAGGAGACTCCCGCGGGCATCTTTCACGCGATGGTGGAGCCGCTTCTCCCGCTCCCGTTTTGCGGCGTGCTGTGGTACCAGGGCGAAAACAACCTCGGCAACGCAGCGCGGTACCGGCTCCTTTTCCCGGCGATGATTGAGTATTGGCGCTTCCGCGGAGGACGCGATTTTCCGTTTTTCTTCGTTCAGCTCGCCGCCTTCGGGGTGCCGCGTCGGAGCGCGGCGGGAAGTGCCTGGGCGGAATTGCGGGCGGCGCAGATGGCCGCGCTCGCCCTCCCGCATACCGCCGCCGTTTCGGCCATCGACCTCGGCGACGCCGCAGACATTCACCCGAAGAACAAGCTCCCTGTCGGCCGTCGCCTGGCGGACTGCGCCTTGCAAGGCATACACCGTCGCGCGGATCTCTGCGCGAGCGGACCCGAGGCGGAGGAGGTCGCGCTGGATTCCGGTCGCCTGGCTGTTCGCTTCCGGCACGCCGAGGGCTTGCATACGACGGACGGACGGACTCCGGCGGAATTCTACGCAGAGCTGGAGAGCGGCGAAATCGTTCCGCTGGATGGAGTGATCGCAGGCGACAGCGTGGTTTTTGCCGTGCCGGCCGGGAATCGCGTGCGCGGCCTGCGTTACGCCTGGGCCGATAATCCATCGGTGAATCTTGTCAACGCCGCCGGGCTGCCCGCCTGGCCCTTCCGGCGGGAGATCCCATGA